The Saccharothrix violaceirubra genome segment ATGTGTCGGATCGGCCGATGGTCGCCCCGGTGTTCGACCACCCAGCGCACGTTCAGGCGTCGGGTGATGCCGCGTTCCCAGGCCGCGTTGTAGACCTCCGAGGCGGACACGGCGACGCGGTGCAACTGCCGCGAGTCCAGCGTGCGCCACCGCCCGTCCGTGCAGCGCACGGCGTTGGCCAGGGCCACGTGGGTGTGCAGGTTCGGGTCCCCGGCGCGGGACTCGCGATGCGTGAACGCGGTCGCGATCAGCCCGTGCGTGTCGACCTGTGCGATCCCGGCCTTGCCGACGCGACTGAAGGCGGCTTCCCGTTCCAGGTAGGCGATCGCGGTGCGGACGGCCTCGTGGTGGGCCTGCTCGACGGCGACCCGGACCCGGTGGTCGCCCAACGCCCACAGCAGGTCCCCGGTCTTGGTCGGCTGGCTGAACACCAGGTCGAACCCGCTGACCGGCTGCCGCACCCGACCCAACTCGTCGACCAGGAACGTCCGTACCTGGGCCTGGGTCGGCTCCCCGGGGCGGGTGCGGGCGAGTAGGTGCCGGGCGGTTTCCTCTTTCAGCGCACGGCGTTCGGCGATGTCCGGACGGCGGCCGTTCTCCTCTGCGAACCGGGCGTAGGCGGCGGTGAGGTCGTGCAACAGCGGCACGTCGTTGTCGTAGCTGGCCAACGCCCGCCCCAGGCGCACCGACCGGATCGCCTCCTCGACGCGGGCACCGGAGGCGACCGCGGCGGAGACCAGGACGTTCGCCTCGGGGTGCAGGCGTTCGCCGAACAGCGCCTGCATCTGGTCCTCACGGACCTCCCCGGCGACCCCGAGATCGGCGCAGCCGGACCCGATCCACTGGCCGGGCGGGTTGCCTTCGGCGAGGTAGTAGGAGGCCAGCGGGTCACGGCCGTGGCGCGGCAAGTCCCCGGTGGCGACCTGCCGCATCAGGTACTGATAGCCGTCCCCGGCGTGCAGGACCTTCAACGCCATCACCGCACCGACGCTAAGCGTCACCTGCGGCGGGAACCCCGATCCGGCGACGGATTCACGGGTCCGCGCACTGCACAGTGCCAGAGGTGTCTCGGTTTGGATCTTTCAGGCAGACCTTGGGTCCTATTCGGACGATGGTGTCCCAGCCTGGCTTGTCGGGTGTGCCCGGAGGGTTCCGGGCACACCGTCGAAGAAGTGCGGATCAGCAGGGGTAGCTCCACGCGGGGTTCGCGTCGACCCAGACCCGGACGCCGGTGTTGAGCGTGCGCGTGGCGAAGCGGCTGCCGTCGATGCCCTCGTTGGAGAATCGCGTTCCCCGGACCCAGGTCCCGACGGCGTTCCCGCCCGACGGGGCGTTCCAGAGCGTCAGCGTCTCGGCGCTCACGCACTGGTAGCCGCTGAGCACCTGCGCGGGGGCCGCTGCGGCGGGGATGGCGGCTGCGGTGACCGTGCCCAGGGCGAGAGCGAGTCCGACGATCGTCCGCCGAGTGCCGATGGACTTCATTTTCTGGTTCTCCCGGTGGTTGGTGATCTGTTCCCATCCGCTGTAAGAGCTTCGGGGCTCGGGCGTGTGGAACCCACCGCCACTCGGGTGATGTTGTGGGGAACCGACGAGAGAGGCCGGGAAATCGGTGCTCAAGTGTTCATTATGGACAGTTCCGGGTCGTAGCGTCGCAGCTATGGCAGGGACTTCGGAACGGATCGAAGCTCGGCGTCGTGCCAGGGAGACGACGGCGCGACGGGTGCGGGAGCTGCGCGAGAGGGAAGAGCGGCTGGGCCGGATGGCGGCGGCGTTCTTCGAACAGGACGCGTTGCGGGAACGTCACGAGCTGGCCTCGGCCCGAAGCGTCGTGGGGTTGCTGGACGCCGGAGAACCGGTCGACGCGGTCGCGGAACTGCTGGGCGTGGAGGTGTCGCGGGTGCGGTGGCTCGCGCGTCGCTGTCGGTAAGCCGGTCAGGCGCGGGTGAGGTCGTCGACTTCGCGGCAGTGCACGCACAGCTCCTGGTCGGCGTGGTCGCCGCACCGCTCGCACCGGCCGGTCACGCGTGGCACCACGGGTCGCGGTCGCGGGGCGGGGCCGGGGTCTGTGGGCAGGGGGTTCCGCTGGACCCAGTCCGCGATGACGACGCGGTCGGCCACGGTGGCGTACTTGCGCCACCACTGGGCCAACAGGGCGCGTGGCCGGTTGTAGGTGGCGGCCAGGAACGCGCAGCGGGCTTGCACGGCGTCGGCACGGGTGTGACCGGGCGGCAGGGCGGGGACGCCGGGACGGCCCCGGTCGCGGCACTCGCCGCACAGCCCGTCGTCCCCGTCGGCCCGGTGGTCCTCGCGGGTGCGTTCGGTCCAGCACCGCACGCACGGCGTGCCGCGCAGGGCGGGGACGGCGGCGCGGTCGTAGTCCAGGCCGCTGGCGTAGACGCGGTCGGTGGTGGCCGGTTCCTCGACGGCGGGTTCGGGCGGGATGGCGCGGTCGGCGATGCGCAGGGCGGCGCGGCGTTCGGGGGTCAGGTGACGGATTTCCCCGGTGCGGCCGGACGTGTCGAGGTCGCGGGGGGCGGTGCGGTGGGATCGGCGGATGGTCGGCGGTTCGGGGGCGGGGCGTGCGGCTTGGCCGAACGCGGCGATGACGGCCCGGTCGTCGTCGGTGGTGGCGGCTTTCCAACGGGCGCGCAGGTGCACCACGGCCCGTCGGGGGAACCGCTCGATGGTGTCCACGCACGCGGCGATGAGCGCGGACGTGTGCGGGTCGGCGTCGGCCAACAGCCGTGTGGTGTGGAATTTCGCGGTGCGCAGGTCGCCGTTGCGGATGGCTTCGGCGACGGTGTCCAGACGGGTCGAGAACGCACAGGTCACGGTGATCAGCTCCCGGGAACGGTCCGCCGGATTCAGGAGCGACGTCCCGATGGATTTCCGGCGCCACCACTATTCTAATTCCATGCGAATTACACTGCTGCGGTCCGGACCGCTTATCACCTGTTCGTGGTCGTGGTATTTCGGTGACCATTTCGCGAGGGTGCGGCAGGAGGGGCGGCGCGCCACGGAGGGCAGGCCCCTGGCCTGCCCTTGTCTTCCTGTCTGAGGCCCGGCGGTGGTCCGTCAAATCGCGCGCTTTGGCCGGAACAATTTCAACGAATTTCACGGGGTGGGGGTCCCGGTGAAATTCGTGCGCTCTGAAATTGTTCCGGACAGCGATTTGACGGACCACCACCGGGCCGTACACTGCGCCGCCCCTCCTGACGTGCCCGGAGGTGACCGTCACGAACCAAGGCGAGTCACGCCGAAGCCTCCGCGGGAACGCTGTCGGTCTGCTGAGCGTTCGCCGTGGCGTAACGCAGTGAAAGGCCGATGTCGTCGATCTCGAACTCGATGACGGTCCGCTTCTCGTCGTCCTTCTCGTAGGACCGCTGCCGCAGGCGCCCGTGGGCGACGACCCGGCTGCCGCGTCGCAGCGATTCGGCGGTGTTCTCGGCGAGCCTGTTCCAGCACACGCAGCGCAGGAACAGGGTGTCGCCGTCCCGCCATTCCCCGGCCTGCCGGTCGAACGTGCGCGTCGACGAGGCGATCGTGAAATGGGCGACCGCCGTCCCGCCCTGGGTGAACCGCAGCTCGGGGCTCGCGGTCAGGTTCCCGATGATCGTGGTGAGGGTTTCCCCGGCCATGACGTGCCTGCCTTTCAGTCCTGGGTGCGGTCGCTGAAGTACGAACGGAGCCGGTCGGGTGACATGCCGGCGGCCATGGCCTTGACGACCAGATGGGAGAGCCGGTGCCCGGGATGTGCCGTCTGGGCGCGTTCCAGGGCGAACGTGGCCAGCACGCCGTCGCCGCGCAGGATCACCGACACCCCGAACAGCACCGCCGCCTCCGCGCACCACGGCGGCGGGCACTCCCGAATCAACTCCGACCAGAGCCGTTCGGCGTCACGGGCACGCGGGCCGACCACCAACGCGAAGCACGCGTCGCGGACCTCCATGTCGGACAACGCCCAGGCCAGGTCGGCGATCTCGCCGTCGGTCAACGGCGTCGACCGTTCGGGGACGGCGTCGACCTGGGCGGTGACCAGGGCGAGCTTGTCGGCGCGCGTGCACGGCTCGTCGGGACGGCCGGGCCACGCGTCCACCGCGACCTCGTCCCACCGCCGCTCGGCCTCCCCGATCAACTTCGCGCGGCGGGCCAACGTGGCGTCGTCGGCCGGGGCGACCAGGGCGCGCATGGCGTCGCGGTCGGGGTAGGTGACGTAGCCGCGCAACGCGGTCAGCATGGCTATGCGGGTGCCGCCCGGCTCCGGCAGGGCACCTCCGATCGAGGGGTCGTCGTAGGAGAACCACTCGGCGCCCGCTGCCACCTCGGGAACACCGAAGCCTTCCAACGACATGTCGAGCAACGACAGGACCTCGGCCAACGCGGTCACCCGGTCGTGGTGTCGCCGGGTGGCGTGGTGGTCGCCGACCACGACGGCGACCATGCTGTCGCAGCCGCCGGACTGAAGCCGGGTGACGACCGCGGCGGCGATCTGCCGGTCGGTCGCGGTGAGGTCCAGGCGCATCACCCACGTCATACGGTCGCCGCGCACGGCCAGGCAGACCAGCGACTCGACGGGGTAGAAGCCGATCAGGTGGGGCAGTCCGGCGATCAGGTCCTCCGTGTCGCACCGGACATCGATGTGTTCTTCGGACATGGTTGTCTCCCAAGGGTTTCCCTCGTGGCGGTCCGGCCGGTCGCCCTCCGCCCGGGGCCCCTCCACAGGGGGAGCGGGGGTGGTCCAAGCGCTTTCCTTGGACCACCCCTGGTGCCCCTGTAGCGTCACCTCGGGCGGTGGGCGGACGTCATCGCGGTCAGTGCCAGGTCGTCGAGCGCGTCGGCGCGGTCCGGGTCGGCCACGGTCTGGCTGAAGCTGGTGATCGCGTGCGCCAGACCGCCGGTGGTGAGCTGCCCGCCGGCGATGAAGTGCCGCAGCACGCCCTCGCGTTCGGCGTCGGTGAACCCGAGTCGTTTGGCCACGACCTTGACCGTGCTTTCCGGCTGGGTGACCGGGGTGGCGGCGGTCTGCTCGACGTGGTCGACCTGTTCGGCCAGGAACTCGGGCGACAACCAGTGCCGCACGGCGTCGCGGGCCTGGGAGGCGATGACGGCCAGGTGCTTGTTCTGGGTGTCCCGGGACCAGGTCACCGTGCCCGCTTCCATCCGGCCGCTCATGTGCACCTTGCGCACCGCCAAGGCGGGCAACGTCAGACCGTTGGAGCACACGCGCACGAACAGCTCCGGCTTGAGCGTCACCGACCCGTCGCCGATCTCGGAGTTGGAGAACCGGAACCCGGCGAACACCACCGGTTCCTCGTCGTAGCCCTGGCCTTCCGCCTGTGCTGCCCGGCGGCCGTCGTCGAGGTCGGTGACGATGCGGCGGCGTTCGGCGTCGAGAGTGGGATCGGAGAACGGGTTGCGGTACCCGGCCAGCAGCGCCGGGGCCAGACGGGCGACGCCGGGGGAGTAGACCTTGCAGTGCATCGCCGACTCGGACAGGTCGCACGCGCGGACCTCGACGTCGACGTCGGCCTGGCGGATGCCGTCGAGCACGGCGGTGAGCACGTCGAGGTTGTCGATGATGCCGTAGCTGTCCGACAACATCGCCCGCAGCACGCCGTCCCCGTCGTCGCGGCGGAACAGGCGCAGCAGGAACGACCGCGGATCAGGCGGGTTGTCGGCGTGGCCGTGCAGCCAACCGTTGACGTTCGCGTCGAACAGGTCGACCCGTTCGGCGCGCAGGCGGCGCAGGTAGCGCAACGAGATGCCGAGCTTGGCGGCGATCGTGCCGTCGGCCGCCGCCGTCGGGACGTACCTTCCGTCCACTGTGGTCACTCCGCGTTCGTCCAACAACGGCGTGACGCCGGACAGGACGATCGCGCCGCGCTCGGACCGGATCGCGGTGGCGGGGGCGACGACGTCGAGCTTGGCGGCGTGCTGATGACGCAGGATCGCCTCCAGATCGCGCAGGGTGGCGTTGCGGGCGCAGGTCGGCAGAGACATGGCAGGTCCTTTCGTGAACGCGAACAGCTCCCCGACCGGGTCTGGTCGGGGAGCCGTTGTGGAATGGGGGATCAGGCCGCTTCGGGGATGTCGGTGACGAGCTTCTCGACCCAGTGCCGGGCCAGACCCCACTTGGTCAACGCGGCGAAGTACCGCTTCTGGCCCGGGGTCGGCGTCCGCCACGTCTGCGGGCCCGTCGACTGCTCGTAGGCGGCCAGGACGATCGCGAGCAACACCGTCGTGAGCCGGTCCTGGCCACGCAGCTTCGACGTCAACGGGTGGGTCCTGCCCGCGCCGGGCTCGCGCAGACCGGGCAGGCGGCAGGCCAACGCGTGCCGGTCTCGGGCCGCGCGGAGAAGTTCGTCGTCACCGGCCAGCAGACTCTCGACGACGAATCGCAACGCACCGCGCGGAGGCGTGGATCGGGCGAGCAGTTCGCGCAACTTCGTCCGGCGGACCGTCTCTGCGGCCCGCCACGCCTGGTTCGACCGGACCACCTGTGCGCGCTCCGCCTTGCGCTCGGCGTCCCACGGACGGTGCGGTTCGGACGTGGCCTGCCACGAGTCGGTGTGACCGTGCCCGGCCCAGTCCCGGCACAACCACGTCGCCCGCACCACACCGTCACCGTCGTCGGAGGTCACCAACGCCGCGTGCCCTGGGCAGGAGAGGTGATCTTCCGGCGCCACCGTCCGGCCCTGGTCCCGCAACCTGGTCAACGGCAACGTGCCCGAGACGATCTCCTCGACCACCGCGATTCCCTCGCGCGCCAGCCGCTCACGCAGCTCGGCGGCCTCCCGCCGCAACCGCGACTCCTCGCGCTGCTCGGCCAACGCGTAATCGAACGTGTCCGGGTCCCGGTCGAGGACCTCGGTCAGGTGCCGGTAGACCTCCTCGTCGTCCTCGAACGACGCCAACCCGGCTGCCTGGTCCAACGTCATTTCCGGATGCCGCTCCACCGCCGCCACGACCGCCTCGCTGCGCCGTGCCCGCAACCCGGCGTGCACCACCTCCACGTCGGTGCCCAACTCGGCAGCCACCTCGTCGGGCCCGAGCCCGAACAACGTCAACTCCTCGAAGATCCGCATCCGATCCCCGGTCCCGTAACCGGCGCGGACCTCGTTGGCGATCCACTGATCCCGCAACCAGTGCCACTCCTCGGTGTCGGCCGCCTCGGTCACGATCA includes the following:
- the ssb gene encoding single-stranded DNA-binding protein: MAGETLTTIIGNLTASPELRFTQGGTAVAHFTIASSTRTFDRQAGEWRDGDTLFLRCVCWNRLAENTAESLRRGSRVVAHGRLRQRSYEKDDEKRTVIEFEIDDIGLSLRYATANAQQTDSVPAEASA
- a CDS encoding DUF4192 domain-containing protein; protein product: MSEEHIDVRCDTEDLIAGLPHLIGFYPVESLVCLAVRGDRMTWVMRLDLTATDRQIAAAVVTRLQSGGCDSMVAVVVGDHHATRRHHDRVTALAEVLSLLDMSLEGFGVPEVAAGAEWFSYDDPSIGGALPEPGGTRIAMLTALRGYVTYPDRDAMRALVAPADDATLARRAKLIGEAERRWDEVAVDAWPGRPDEPCTRADKLALVTAQVDAVPERSTPLTDGEIADLAWALSDMEVRDACFALVVGPRARDAERLWSELIRECPPPWCAEAAVLFGVSVILRGDGVLATFALERAQTAHPGHRLSHLVVKAMAAGMSPDRLRSYFSDRTQD
- a CDS encoding ParB/RepB/Spo0J family partition protein, which gives rise to MSGWENARFELVDPRVLLVDRNSRTVTDVERERPELCASIRRHGVVVPVIANPTGEGLRVRDGHSRTIVSRSVVERFPVIPVIVTEAADTEEWHWLRDQWIANEVRAGYGTGDRMRIFEELTLFGLGPDEVAAELGTDVEVVHAGLRARRSEAVVAAVERHPEMTLDQAAGLASFEDDEEVYRHLTEVLDRDPDTFDYALAEQREESRLRREAAELRERLAREGIAVVEEIVSGTLPLTRLRDQGRTVAPEDHLSCPGHAALVTSDDGDGVVRATWLCRDWAGHGHTDSWQATSEPHRPWDAERKAERAQVVRSNQAWRAAETVRRTKLRELLARSTPPRGALRFVVESLLAGDDELLRAARDRHALACRLPGLREPGAGRTHPLTSKLRGQDRLTTVLLAIVLAAYEQSTGPQTWRTPTPGQKRYFAALTKWGLARHWVEKLVTDIPEAA